From Anaerolineae bacterium, one genomic window encodes:
- a CDS encoding Site-specific recombinase XerD, which yields MGLCVCWQNLIIGSGICQIKNLSPASQNLHLSAVKGLYKFLLAERISSPRLPRIEQLIAERARKAGRRRPQFPRADIERLIEYAQYLIHAPLPDENETAGAGGKTSKPGGLYAERRRMRLRNLRDRTFILLLANSGLRVSEACQLRIEDVDFLEARLRGVGKGDQEDWVRVSERVLNALQDYLNERQPAADHAATPHRRRPAALEQRSPLFVRHDRRARFVPPSGLDPSTAWDIVHNRAAEARGSEAAQSIHPHAFRHYFLTIVLVATNNMEKARRLARHRSIITTTQRYAEVDSELDRDDHEIINKKAA from the coding sequence TTGGGGCTATGCGTTTGTTGGCAAAATCTTATCATAGGGAGTGGAATTTGTCAAATAAAAAACCTCAGCCCGGCCAGCCAGAACCTACACCTTTCGGCAGTCAAAGGGCTGTATAAATTTCTGTTAGCCGAGCGGATTTCCAGCCCGCGCCTGCCGCGCATTGAGCAACTGATAGCCGAGCGCGCCCGCAAAGCCGGCCGCCGCCGACCGCAGTTCCCGCGCGCAGACATCGAACGGCTGATCGAGTATGCCCAGTATCTGATTCATGCCCCGCTGCCGGACGAGAACGAGACGGCCGGTGCGGGGGGCAAAACTTCCAAACCGGGTGGCTTGTACGCCGAACGGCGGCGCATGCGGTTGCGTAACCTGCGCGACCGCACCTTCATCCTGCTGCTGGCGAATAGCGGCTTGCGTGTTTCGGAAGCCTGTCAACTACGGATTGAGGATGTGGACTTTTTGGAAGCGCGACTGCGGGGGGTAGGCAAGGGCGACCAGGAAGACTGGGTACGCGTTTCGGAACGGGTGCTGAACGCCCTACAGGATTACCTGAACGAGCGGCAGCCTGCAGCAGACCATGCCGCCACGCCCCACCGCAGGCGGCCGGCAGCATTGGAACAGCGCAGCCCGCTGTTCGTGCGCCATGACCGGCGAGCCCGTTTCGTCCCGCCGTCTGGGCTTGACCCATCCACGGCCTGGGATATTGTACACAATCGGGCAGCCGAGGCGCGGGGCAGTGAAGCCGCCCAGAGTATCCATCCACACGCCTTCCGTCATTACTTTTTGACCATCGTGCTGGTGGCGACCAACAACATGGAAAAGGCGCGGCGGCTGGCGCGCCACCGCAGCATCATCACCACCACCCAGCGCTACGCCGAAGTTGACTCCGAACTGGACCGCGATGATCACGAGATAATCAACAAGAAAGCGGCGTGA
- a CDS encoding S-adenosylmethionine synthetase: MSTTFMTSPSLLFTSESVTEGHPDKICDQISDAVLDACLEQDPLSRVACETATKTGYVMLLGEITTNAHLNYDELARKVITEIGYDSSEKGFDGNTCGVLVAIARQSGDIALGVDKALEAKVGEMSEAEVEAIGAGDQGMMFGFACNETPALMPMPIYLAHKLARRLSTVRKQGILPWLRPDGKTQVTVEYRFGRPARVHTVLVSAQHAPDITLEQIREALYDEVIKPTIPPEMMDGGPRIFVNPTGRFVIGGPMGDAGVTGRKIIVDSYGGMGRHGGGAFSGKDPTKVDRSGAYAARWAAKNIVAAGLAERCEIQVAYAIGVARPLSISVETFGTGRIPDERIAELVTQFFDLRPGAIIRDLKLRRPLYRQVAAYGHFGRDDLDLPWEQTDKVELLREAAGIKESLPVLAD, translated from the coding sequence ATGAGTACAACGTTTATGACGTCCCCCAGCCTGTTGTTCACATCCGAATCGGTCACTGAAGGGCATCCGGATAAAATTTGCGATCAGATCAGCGATGCCGTGCTGGATGCCTGCCTGGAGCAGGACCCGCTCTCCCGCGTGGCTTGTGAGACGGCAACCAAGACCGGTTATGTGATGTTGCTGGGCGAGATCACCACCAACGCCCATCTCAATTACGATGAACTGGCGCGCAAGGTGATCACGGAAATCGGTTACGACAGCAGCGAAAAAGGCTTTGACGGCAATACCTGTGGCGTTCTGGTTGCTATTGCCCGCCAGTCGGGCGATATTGCCCTGGGCGTGGATAAAGCTTTAGAAGCCAAAGTGGGCGAGATGAGCGAAGCTGAAGTCGAAGCGATCGGCGCCGGCGATCAGGGCATGATGTTCGGCTTTGCCTGCAATGAGACTCCTGCCCTGATGCCCATGCCAATTTATCTCGCTCATAAACTGGCTCGCCGTTTGAGCACGGTGCGCAAACAGGGCATTCTTCCCTGGCTGCGCCCGGATGGGAAAACCCAGGTAACGGTTGAATATCGCTTTGGCAGACCGGCCCGCGTCCATACCGTCCTGGTCAGCGCCCAACACGCCCCCGACATCACCCTGGAGCAGATTCGCGAAGCGCTCTATGATGAGGTCATCAAACCAACTATTCCTCCTGAAATGATGGACGGTGGGCCGCGCATCTTTGTCAACCCCACCGGGCGTTTTGTCATTGGCGGCCCGATGGGCGATGCCGGTGTCACCGGGCGCAAGATTATTGTGGATAGCTATGGGGGCATGGGCAGGCACGGTGGCGGCGCCTTCAGCGGTAAAGATCCCACCAAAGTGGATCGCTCAGGGGCTTACGCCGCCCGCTGGGCAGCCAAAAACATTGTGGCAGCCGGACTGGCTGAGCGCTGTGAGATCCAGGTTGCCTATGCCATCGGCGTTGCCAGACCCTTGAGCATCAGTGTCGAGACCTTCGGCACCGGGCGCATTCCTGACGAGCGCATTGCTGAACTGGTGACGCAATTCTTTGACCTGCGTCCTGGCGCGATCATTCGCGATCTCAAACTACGCCGCCCGCTCTACCGCCAGGTGGCTGCCTATGGACACTTCGGGCGCGACGATCTGGATCTGCCATGGGAGCAAACCGATAAGGTGGAACTCTTGCGGGAGGCAGCAGGGATCAAAGAGAGTCTACCAGTGCTTGCCGATTAG
- a CDS encoding RNA polymerase sigma-54 factor RpoN: MEQLTDESTALEKLKQGDWSGLEILVRLHQAKALRVAFLITQDVAMAEDVVAETFLHLATHLAHFDQNRPFEPYLLRSVANAALKAIQAQKRHLSFDGNPALVEEIFERGQSVESQVEALELSRRLNEALQQLAPRQRLAIVQRYYLEMSEAEMSHRFGVAPGTIKYLLNAARSRLRSLLGSEGGQR, translated from the coding sequence ATGGAACAGTTGACAGATGAAAGCACTGCCCTGGAAAAGCTCAAACAGGGTGATTGGAGCGGTCTGGAGATTTTGGTTCGCCTCCATCAAGCGAAAGCGCTGCGCGTGGCTTTTCTGATCACCCAGGATGTCGCCATGGCAGAGGATGTGGTTGCCGAGACGTTTCTCCATCTGGCGACTCACCTCGCCCATTTTGATCAGAACCGTCCTTTTGAACCCTATCTTTTGCGCAGTGTGGCAAATGCTGCTTTGAAAGCCATCCAGGCTCAGAAGCGGCACCTTTCGTTTGATGGCAACCCTGCGCTGGTCGAAGAGATTTTCGAGCGCGGGCAGTCGGTCGAAAGTCAGGTTGAAGCATTGGAGTTGAGCCGCCGCTTGAATGAAGCCTTGCAACAGCTTGCCCCCCGCCAACGGCTGGCCATTGTTCAACGCTATTACCTGGAGATGAGTGAGGCGGAAATGTCGCATCGGTTCGGTGTTGCGCCTGGGACGATTAAGTACTTGTTGAATGCGGCTCGGTCGCGATTGCGTTCATTGCTCGGTTCAGAAGGAGGGCAAAGATGA
- a CDS encoding CBS domain protein — protein MLVGERMSKPVITITPDTPLQEALALMRKEKVRRFPVVDKHGKLVGIVSEKDLLNASPSDATTLSIWEVNYWLSKVKVEEIMTKEVITTCVDCPIEEAARVMADRKIGALPVMEDDRLVGIITETDLFKIFLELFGARKAGIRATILVKDEPGKLSEVTNTIRQLGANILAVGTFMGEDPSTGMVTIKVEGTTVEALTQALTPVVERIVDIRSVSAA, from the coding sequence ATGTTAGTTGGAGAACGAATGTCCAAACCTGTCATCACGATTACCCCCGACACCCCTCTACAAGAAGCCCTGGCGCTGATGCGTAAGGAGAAGGTGCGCCGCTTTCCGGTTGTGGATAAACATGGCAAACTGGTTGGAATTGTCTCGGAGAAGGATTTGCTCAACGCTTCCCCTTCGGATGCTACCACACTGAGCATTTGGGAGGTCAATTACTGGTTGAGCAAAGTAAAAGTCGAAGAAATTATGACCAAAGAGGTCATCACGACCTGTGTGGATTGTCCGATTGAAGAAGCGGCGCGCGTAATGGCGGACCGTAAAATTGGCGCGCTGCCGGTCATGGAAGACGACCGCCTGGTGGGTATCATCACCGAGACAGACCTGTTCAAAATCTTCCTTGAACTGTTTGGGGCGCGCAAAGCCGGCATTCGGGCGACCATCCTGGTCAAGGATGAGCCGGGTAAGCTTTCCGAAGTGACCAATACCATCCGCCAGTTGGGTGCCAATATCCTTGCCGTTGGAACCTTCATGGGAGAAGACCCCTCGACCGGAATGGTGACCATCAAGGTGGAAGGTACTACGGTAGAAGCGTTGACGCAGGCGTTGACACCCGTTGTGGAACGGATCGTTGATATCCGTAGTGTAAGCGCAGCCTGA
- a CDS encoding ClpB protein, translating into MNLEKYTQKSQEAIFNAQTIARDYNHQAIEPAHLLLALLRQEDSVVPAIVTRVAGSVLALREEVQNELEKRPRVYGATGEVGLARPTVETLEAAERYAKGMQDEYVSTEHLLLGLTDSIEGKRLAQYGLTKDAILKALAGIRGTQRVTSPTPEATYQALEKYGRDLTALARQGKLDPVIGRDEEIRRVIQILSRRTKNNPALIGEPGVGKTAVVEGLAQRIVKGDVPEGLKRKRLVQLDMGALVAGAKYRGEFEERLKAVLKEISDAAGEVILFVDEMHTVVGAGAAEGAMDAGNMLKPMLARGELHMIGATTLDEYRKHVEKDPALERRFQPVLIDEPTVEETISILRGLKERYEIHHGVRITDPAVIAAATLSHRYIADRHLPDKAIDLIDEAAARLRTEIDSKPQALDDVDRQILQLEIEREALKKEKDKASLERLERIEKELADLREQSNQLHARWQAEKEAITQLQAIKEQIEQTRYEIERAERQNQLETVARLRYGTLRELEQRLAESEARLKELQKDGALLKEEVDAEEIAQVVARWTGIPVSRLLEAETQKLIHMEERLHERVVGQEDAVRVVSNAVRRARAGLQDPNRPIGSFIFLGPTGVGKTELARALAEFMFDDERAMIRIDMSEYQEKHTVSRLVGAPPGYVGYEEGGQLTEAVRRRPYSVVLFDEIEKAHSEVFNVLLQLLDDGRLTDGHGRTVDFRNTLVIMTSNLGNQLWEGGRRVSRDEITRVLQMHFRPEFLNRIDEIVLFHPLTREHLSGIVDIQLRRISALLKERGFILEVTEAAREYLAEVGYDPDFGARPLKRAIQRELQDPLALKILAGEFREGDTIRVDRGEEGLVFSAAIPVIEGEVVE; encoded by the coding sequence ATGAATCTAGAAAAATATACGCAAAAATCACAAGAAGCCATTTTCAACGCTCAAACTATTGCCCGCGACTACAATCATCAGGCAATTGAGCCGGCACACCTTTTACTGGCTTTATTGCGCCAGGAAGATAGCGTTGTTCCGGCGATTGTTACTCGCGTTGCCGGAAGCGTGCTTGCCTTGCGAGAAGAAGTCCAGAACGAACTGGAGAAGCGCCCGCGCGTGTATGGCGCGACGGGAGAGGTTGGACTGGCGCGCCCGACGGTAGAAACGCTGGAAGCTGCTGAACGCTACGCCAAAGGGATGCAGGATGAGTATGTTTCTACCGAACATCTGTTACTGGGTCTGACCGATAGCATCGAAGGAAAACGCCTGGCACAATATGGCCTGACCAAAGACGCGATCCTGAAAGCCCTGGCTGGCATTCGCGGCACGCAACGCGTGACCTCGCCGACCCCGGAAGCGACTTATCAGGCGCTTGAAAAGTACGGGCGCGATCTCACCGCCTTAGCCCGCCAGGGGAAACTCGACCCGGTGATCGGTCGGGATGAGGAGATCCGCCGTGTTATCCAGATTCTCTCGCGGCGCACCAAGAATAACCCGGCTTTGATCGGTGAGCCCGGCGTGGGTAAGACGGCAGTTGTCGAAGGGCTGGCGCAACGCATTGTCAAAGGTGATGTACCGGAAGGCTTGAAGCGCAAACGCCTTGTCCAGTTAGATATGGGCGCATTGGTCGCCGGCGCCAAGTATCGCGGCGAATTTGAGGAACGGTTGAAAGCAGTGTTGAAAGAAATTTCCGATGCTGCCGGGGAAGTGATCCTCTTCGTGGATGAGATGCACACCGTCGTCGGAGCCGGCGCAGCGGAAGGCGCCATGGATGCCGGCAATATGCTCAAACCCATGCTGGCGCGCGGTGAATTGCACATGATCGGCGCCACCACCCTGGATGAATACCGCAAGCACGTCGAAAAAGACCCTGCCTTAGAACGCCGCTTCCAACCCGTGTTGATCGATGAGCCGACGGTTGAGGAGACGATCAGCATTTTACGCGGCTTGAAAGAGCGCTATGAGATCCATCATGGCGTGCGGATTACCGACCCGGCCGTTATCGCCGCCGCTACCCTAAGTCATCGTTACATTGCTGACCGGCACCTGCCGGACAAAGCGATTGATCTGATTGATGAAGCTGCGGCGCGCTTGCGCACCGAGATCGACTCTAAACCGCAAGCTTTAGACGATGTCGATCGCCAAATCTTGCAGTTGGAAATCGAACGCGAAGCCCTGAAGAAAGAGAAGGACAAAGCCTCTCTCGAACGGCTGGAGCGGATTGAGAAAGAGCTTGCCGACCTGCGCGAACAATCCAACCAGTTGCATGCCCGCTGGCAGGCAGAAAAAGAAGCGATTACCCAGTTGCAGGCGATCAAAGAGCAGATCGAGCAAACCCGCTACGAGATCGAGCGCGCTGAACGGCAGAACCAGCTCGAAACCGTTGCCCGCCTGCGCTATGGCACTTTGCGCGAATTGGAGCAACGGCTTGCCGAAAGCGAAGCGCGCCTGAAGGAACTTCAAAAAGATGGCGCCTTGCTTAAGGAAGAGGTGGATGCCGAAGAGATCGCTCAAGTCGTGGCACGCTGGACGGGTATCCCGGTCTCGCGCTTGCTGGAAGCCGAAACGCAAAAGCTGATCCATATGGAAGAACGCCTGCACGAGCGCGTGGTCGGGCAGGAGGATGCCGTTCGGGTGGTCTCGAATGCCGTGCGTCGCGCTCGCGCGGGTCTGCAAGATCCCAACCGACCCATCGGTTCATTTATCTTCCTCGGTCCAACCGGGGTAGGAAAGACGGAACTGGCGCGCGCCCTGGCGGAATTCATGTTCGACGACGAACGAGCGATGATCCGCATTGACATGAGCGAATATCAGGAGAAACACACCGTTTCCCGTCTGGTTGGTGCACCGCCAGGCTACGTGGGATATGAAGAAGGCGGTCAACTCACCGAAGCGGTGCGACGCCGCCCGTATAGCGTGGTGCTGTTCGATGAAATCGAGAAAGCGCACAGTGAGGTCTTCAATGTCCTCCTGCAACTGCTGGATGACGGGCGTTTGACCGATGGACACGGGCGCACGGTGGATTTCCGCAACACCCTGGTCATCATGACCAGCAACCTGGGCAATCAACTGTGGGAAGGTGGACGGCGGGTGAGCCGTGATGAAATTACGCGGGTCTTGCAAATGCACTTCCGCCCGGAGTTTCTGAACCGCATTGATGAAATCGTCCTCTTCCATCCGCTCACCCGAGAGCATCTCAGCGGGATTGTGGACATTCAATTGCGGCGCATCTCTGCCTTGCTCAAGGAGCGGGGCTTTATCCTGGAGGTCACGGAGGCTGCCCGTGAATATCTTGCCGAAGTGGGTTACGACCCCGATTTTGGCGCTCGCCCGCTCAAACGTGCCATCCAGCGCGAATTGCAAGACCCTCTGGCGCTCAAGATCTTAGCCGGCGAGTTCAGAGAAGGAGATACCATCCGCGTCGACCGTGGCGAAGAGGGGCTGGTCTTCTCAGCAGCCATCCCGGTCATCGAAGGCGAAGTGGTCGAGTAA
- a CDS encoding Alkyl hydroperoxide reductase and/or thiol-specific antioxidant family (AhpC/TSA) protein, whose product MDAMIPIGEAAPDISLPDLVGRPHRLSHFRRRVVVINFWSAECPHAARADEEIHKLCCEWGDQVVWVSIASNANESLDILRTVAAERALPLVLLDRNHQAADLFGAITTPHLFVLDSQGILRYQGALDDVTFRQKVPTRYYLAEAVAAVLAGRQPNPAQTPPYGCTIVRY is encoded by the coding sequence ATGGATGCCATGATCCCGATTGGAGAAGCCGCGCCGGATATCTCCCTACCCGATTTGGTCGGGCGTCCCCATCGTCTCTCGCATTTCCGTCGCCGGGTGGTGGTGATAAACTTCTGGTCGGCCGAATGCCCACACGCCGCTCGAGCAGATGAGGAAATCCATAAACTTTGTTGTGAATGGGGAGACCAGGTAGTGTGGGTCTCGATTGCCAGCAATGCCAATGAATCTCTGGATATCCTGCGCACGGTGGCAGCCGAGCGTGCCCTGCCGCTGGTTCTTCTTGACCGCAATCATCAAGCCGCAGACCTATTTGGGGCGATCACTACGCCGCATCTTTTTGTCCTGGATAGCCAGGGCATCCTGCGCTATCAGGGGGCATTGGACGACGTCACCTTTCGCCAAAAGGTGCCGACGCGGTACTACCTTGCCGAAGCTGTCGCGGCTGTGTTAGCCGGCAGGCAGCCCAATCCAGCTCAAACGCCACCCTATGGCTGTACGATTGTGCGCTATTGA
- a CDS encoding 2-dehydropantoate 2-reductase translates to MRIAVFGSGAVGGYFGARLIQAGETVSLIARGAHLRAIQTRGLQVRGASGEFTVTPSMATDDPAVVGEVELVLVGVKAWQVAEAAEMMRPLVGKNTVVLPLQNGVEAPFQLARVLGEKAVLGGLCQISAYLAAPGQIHHVGIEPTIIFGELDRQRTARLEIIQAIFGRAGVRAQIADDIHVALWDKFLFIAAFSAVGAASRVPGGLIVQTPPTRQLLEEVMREIWMVARAAGVPLPAETIGRRLSFIEQMPPQAMASMARDLLEGRPSELEQLIGAVVRLGEQYEVTTPLSRALYAALLPQEWLARRKLTLSEPQ, encoded by the coding sequence ATGCGCATTGCGGTGTTTGGCAGCGGAGCCGTAGGGGGGTATTTTGGCGCGCGCTTAATCCAGGCCGGCGAAACGGTAAGTTTGATTGCCCGCGGCGCGCATTTGCGCGCCATCCAGACCAGAGGGCTGCAGGTGAGAGGTGCATCGGGAGAATTCACCGTAACCCCTTCGATGGCAACCGACGACCCGGCGGTAGTCGGTGAGGTGGAACTGGTGCTGGTTGGCGTCAAAGCCTGGCAGGTTGCAGAGGCAGCCGAAATGATGCGCCCACTGGTGGGGAAAAACACGGTTGTCCTGCCCCTGCAAAACGGTGTCGAAGCACCCTTTCAGCTTGCCCGTGTGTTGGGGGAGAAGGCCGTCCTGGGGGGGTTGTGTCAGATCTCCGCCTATCTTGCTGCGCCTGGGCAGATTCACCACGTTGGCATCGAGCCGACGATCATCTTTGGGGAATTGGATCGGCAGAGAACGGCGCGCCTGGAGATCATTCAGGCAATTTTTGGACGGGCTGGTGTGCGGGCGCAGATCGCTGATGATATTCACGTAGCCCTGTGGGATAAGTTTCTATTTATCGCCGCCTTTAGCGCTGTGGGGGCAGCCAGTCGTGTCCCAGGTGGGCTGATTGTGCAAACCCCACCGACGCGTCAGCTTCTCGAGGAGGTGATGCGAGAAATCTGGATGGTTGCCCGGGCCGCAGGGGTGCCGCTGCCTGCTGAGACAATCGGGCGACGCCTCTCCTTTATCGAGCAAATGCCACCCCAGGCCATGGCCTCGATGGCTCGCGATCTGCTCGAAGGTCGGCCTTCCGAACTGGAGCAACTGATCGGCGCGGTGGTGCGCCTGGGTGAACAGTACGAAGTGACAACGCCGCTGAGCCGGGCGCTCTACGCCGCCCTCTTGCCGCAGGAGTGGCTGGCGCGTCGCAAACTGACCCTGTCAGAGCCTCAATAG
- a CDS encoding Cold shock protein CspA — translation MSERIIGTVKWFNAAKGYGFLGREDGEDVFVHFTAIQTDGYRKLVKDQKVEFSIEEGPKGLQAANVVPLS, via the coding sequence ATGAGTGAACGTATTATTGGCACTGTCAAATGGTTCAACGCCGCCAAGGGCTACGGCTTCTTAGGGCGTGAAGATGGTGAAGATGTGTTTGTCCATTTCACCGCCATTCAGACAGACGGTTACCGCAAACTGGTCAAAGACCAGAAAGTCGAGTTCTCAATAGAGGAAGGACCGAAGGGATTGCAAGCAGCAAACGTCGTGCCGCTCTCGTAA
- a CDS encoding 6-phosphogluconate dehydrogenase, decarboxylating, whose amino-acid sequence METCDIGVIGLAVMGQNLALNLERNGYQVAVYNRTSERTRQFLTERGQEKRLVGCETLAELAAHLKRPRRVLMMVKAGNPVDQVIAELLPYLEPGDILIDGGNSFFRDTERRLREVEAKGLLYLGMGISGGEEGALKGPSLMPSGHRQAYQVLEGMLQAIAAKVDGEPCVTYLGHGGGGHYVKMVHNGIEYADMQLIAETYDLLRRGLGLKAEQISQTFAAWNQGALNSYLIEITAEIFRVVDGLSAAPLVEMILDVAEQKGTGKWTSEEALDLGVPIPTLQAAVEARSLSAQRSLRLEIAHHLGETLPASTSPSPSLAALEQALYAAKICSYAQGMALLAQASQTYGYGFDLSEVARIWRGGCIIRARLLEDIRRAYRQDPTLLNLILSPFFRQALMNAQVAWRETIQFGVGRGIPLPAMSAALAYFDSLRSERLPANLIQAQRDYFGAHTYRRIDQEGSFHTEWQAEGKTD is encoded by the coding sequence ATGGAAACTTGTGATATTGGTGTCATTGGTCTGGCTGTAATGGGGCAAAATCTGGCGTTGAATCTCGAACGCAACGGTTACCAGGTTGCTGTCTATAATCGTACCTCAGAGCGCACGCGGCAATTTTTAACGGAACGAGGGCAGGAAAAGCGGCTTGTCGGATGTGAAACGCTGGCTGAGTTGGCTGCCCATCTCAAGCGACCGCGGCGGGTATTGATGATGGTCAAAGCCGGTAACCCGGTTGATCAGGTGATTGCCGAGTTGTTGCCCTATTTAGAGCCGGGCGATATTTTGATTGACGGCGGCAATTCATTTTTCAGGGACACCGAACGGCGTTTGCGGGAAGTCGAGGCAAAAGGGTTGCTCTATCTGGGTATGGGAATTTCTGGCGGGGAAGAAGGTGCTTTAAAAGGACCAAGCCTGATGCCTTCTGGACACCGTCAGGCTTATCAGGTGCTGGAAGGAATGCTGCAGGCTATTGCTGCAAAAGTGGATGGTGAACCCTGTGTGACCTATTTAGGGCATGGAGGTGGGGGACATTATGTAAAGATGGTTCACAACGGCATTGAGTATGCAGACATGCAACTGATCGCCGAAACCTACGATCTGTTGCGGCGGGGCTTGGGACTGAAGGCTGAACAGATCAGCCAGACGTTTGCAGCCTGGAATCAGGGTGCACTCAATTCTTATTTGATTGAGATAACCGCCGAGATTTTCAGGGTTGTCGATGGGCTAAGCGCTGCTCCTCTGGTCGAGATGATTCTGGACGTGGCGGAACAAAAAGGCACCGGGAAATGGACTTCTGAAGAAGCACTGGACCTGGGGGTTCCCATCCCAACTTTGCAGGCTGCGGTGGAAGCGCGCTCCCTTTCTGCCCAACGGTCGTTGCGCCTCGAAATTGCGCATCACCTGGGCGAGACACTGCCAGCCAGCACTTCTCCATCCCCATCGCTGGCTGCCCTTGAGCAGGCATTGTATGCAGCCAAAATCTGTTCTTACGCTCAGGGGATGGCGTTGCTGGCGCAGGCAAGCCAAACCTACGGCTATGGCTTCGATTTGAGCGAGGTGGCGCGCATCTGGCGAGGAGGATGTATTATTCGCGCCCGTCTGTTGGAGGACATCCGCCGTGCCTATCGCCAGGACCCCACCTTACTGAACCTCATCCTTTCTCCCTTCTTCCGCCAGGCGCTCATGAATGCTCAGGTTGCCTGGCGAGAGACGATCCAGTTTGGTGTGGGCAGGGGCATCCCTCTGCCGGCAATGAGCGCCGCCTTAGCCTATTTCGATAGCCTGCGCAGCGAGCGTTTGCCTGCCAATCTCATCCAGGCTCAGCGCGATTACTTTGGCGCTCACACCTATCGGCGAATTGATCAGGAAGGCAGTTTCCATACGGAGTGGCAGGCGGAGGGAAAAACTGACTGA
- a CDS encoding Endonuclease/exonuclease/phosphatase, which translates to MSQPEQPSLPGKTDPLRGRFQVLNWLVTFYLVSLLVWFSLYRFSGDRFAVVSLLTMGVVYAFVPLPLALAWAIKGRRTPGLVFAILDCGVFLVLWGPLFLPGFPKPIQPALSILTYNVLGWNTEVAGQIDTLRKVDADVVFIQELNPQLANLLQTHLASQYPYQVLDAREGVDGMGTLSKYPLSKGNDVPPLDWVGEPQWLRLQWPYCPIDLLNIHMAPTNFFNAEHIHRTNAQRQAQARWIIEQISPSQPFIVGGDTNSVPLSDSYRILRQELEDAWQASGWGLGHTFPGRAGPGSSRPQFFGVAVPQWLLRIDYILYTPHFTALEAHLTDFDGISDHRGVWARLGLVAECEPSKP; encoded by the coding sequence ATGAGCCAACCAGAACAGCCATCCCTGCCTGGCAAAACCGATCCTCTCAGGGGCAGATTTCAAGTCCTGAACTGGCTGGTAACCTTTTACCTGGTCAGCCTGCTGGTCTGGTTTAGCCTTTACCGGTTCAGCGGCGATCGCTTTGCGGTTGTATCCCTGCTGACGATGGGTGTTGTCTATGCCTTTGTACCGTTACCCCTGGCGCTTGCCTGGGCGATCAAGGGTCGCCGAACGCCAGGGCTGGTTTTCGCTATTCTTGATTGTGGGGTGTTTCTCGTCCTTTGGGGACCGCTCTTCTTGCCCGGCTTCCCAAAGCCCATCCAACCTGCCTTGAGCATTCTCACCTATAATGTTCTGGGATGGAACACGGAAGTTGCCGGGCAAATTGACACCCTTCGCAAGGTAGATGCTGATGTCGTGTTCATACAGGAACTGAACCCGCAACTGGCAAATCTGTTGCAAACTCATCTTGCCAGCCAGTATCCCTATCAAGTCCTGGATGCCCGGGAAGGCGTCGATGGCATGGGGACGCTGAGCAAATACCCCCTTTCAAAGGGAAATGACGTACCGCCGCTGGATTGGGTGGGCGAGCCGCAATGGTTGCGCCTGCAGTGGCCGTACTGCCCAATTGACCTGCTCAACATCCACATGGCGCCAACTAACTTCTTCAACGCTGAGCATATCCACCGCACCAATGCCCAACGTCAGGCGCAAGCGCGCTGGATCATAGAACAAATTTCGCCCTCACAGCCATTCATCGTTGGTGGAGACACCAACAGCGTGCCGTTAAGCGACTCCTATCGCATCCTGCGCCAGGAGTTAGAGGATGCCTGGCAGGCAAGCGGATGGGGTTTAGGTCATACCTTCCCAGGTCGCGCTGGACCTGGCAGTTCACGTCCGCAATTTTTTGGCGTTGCTGTACCTCAATGGCTGTTACGTATCGACTATATTCTTTATACACCCCACTTTACTGCTCTGGAGGCTCATCTGACCGATTTCGATGGCATTTCCGATCATCGGGGGGTCTGGGCGAGATTGGGATTGGTAGCCGAATGCGAACCATCTAAGCCATGA